Proteins from a single region of Paraglaciecola sp. T6c:
- the ggt gene encoding gamma-glutamyltransferase: MKFSFVLFSIFMLSACGAQQEQGAAKTQSQHDTSAAQQQKAAVAMPDAFSADVAKQIMQKGGNAVDAAIAAQFVLAVTLPEAGNIGGGGFMLVYKDKESDFIDYREQAPLAAHRDMYLDAQGNVVPYQSVIGILSSGVPGTVAGMWLAHEKYGTLPWKDLVDPAVKLAKDGFVMPEKLAGYIGRYSKRLKDKGFEVNFDDYFASAKTGEVFKQAELGATLALIRDQGRDGFYKGKTAKIIADFMANHKGLITEQDLAEYEAKARQPISAKWREYDVLTSPPPSSGGIAIIQWLTMYDQLTKGKDKLEHNSAPYIHLLAEAGKRVFADRAEYLGDPDFVQVPVSELIDPNYIAKRGADISMDSISVTELIKPGLKESEETTHFSIVDKWGNAVSNTTTINLGFGSGVVVEGAGFLLNDEMDDFSAKPGVANVFGAVGGEANEIHPKKRMLSSMTPTIVLKDGEVSVVTGSPGGTTIISSVYTSILNALEFNMSAQDTVDAPRFHHQLLPKDVIRHHDGIAPEVITSLEDMGYTMEARRFGDLHTIINRGGELQAGSESHGRGKSMVFE; this comes from the coding sequence ATGAAATTTTCATTCGTGTTATTTTCAATTTTTATGCTCAGCGCTTGTGGAGCTCAGCAAGAGCAGGGCGCAGCAAAAACACAAAGCCAGCATGACACCTCAGCAGCGCAGCAGCAAAAAGCGGCAGTCGCTATGCCCGATGCCTTTAGTGCGGACGTGGCAAAGCAGATCATGCAAAAAGGTGGAAACGCGGTTGATGCCGCAATAGCTGCACAATTTGTGCTTGCGGTCACATTACCTGAAGCAGGCAACATTGGCGGTGGTGGTTTCATGCTGGTGTACAAAGACAAGGAGTCTGACTTTATCGACTATCGCGAGCAAGCGCCACTTGCAGCCCATCGTGATATGTACCTTGATGCACAGGGTAATGTGGTGCCATATCAATCTGTGATTGGCATTTTATCATCAGGCGTACCCGGCACAGTGGCGGGCATGTGGCTAGCCCATGAAAAGTACGGCACATTGCCGTGGAAAGACCTAGTCGACCCTGCCGTTAAATTAGCGAAGGATGGCTTCGTCATGCCCGAAAAACTCGCTGGTTACATTGGCCGTTATAGCAAGCGGTTAAAAGACAAAGGCTTTGAGGTCAATTTTGATGATTATTTCGCGTCTGCCAAAACAGGGGAAGTGTTTAAACAAGCTGAGCTTGGCGCAACGTTAGCACTTATTCGCGATCAAGGACGTGATGGTTTCTATAAGGGGAAAACAGCAAAAATCATCGCTGATTTTATGGCTAACCATAAGGGCCTGATCACAGAACAAGATTTAGCAGAGTATGAAGCTAAAGCTCGCCAACCTATCAGTGCAAAATGGCGTGAATACGATGTGCTAACCTCACCACCACCGAGCTCAGGCGGTATCGCGATAATTCAGTGGTTAACCATGTATGACCAGCTCACCAAGGGCAAAGACAAGCTCGAGCATAATTCTGCGCCCTACATACATTTATTAGCAGAGGCAGGTAAACGCGTGTTTGCCGATAGAGCTGAGTACTTAGGGGACCCAGATTTTGTTCAAGTGCCGGTATCTGAGCTAATTGACCCAAATTACATTGCTAAGCGCGGCGCTGATATCAGCATGGACAGCATCTCAGTCACTGAGTTAATCAAGCCAGGTTTGAAAGAAAGCGAAGAAACCACGCATTTTTCGATTGTGGATAAATGGGGCAATGCAGTGTCAAACACCACCACGATCAACTTAGGGTTTGGCAGTGGTGTGGTGGTAGAAGGCGCAGGCTTTTTATTAAACGATGAAATGGATGACTTCAGTGCTAAGCCAGGGGTAGCAAATGTGTTTGGTGCAGTTGGCGGCGAAGCAAACGAAATTCATCCTAAAAAGCGCATGCTCTCTTCAATGACTCCCACCATCGTACTCAAAGACGGTGAGGTGAGTGTAGTGACGGGCTCACCCGGTGGCACCACGATTATTAGCTCGGTTTATACGTCTATTTTGAACGCGTTAGAGTTTAATATGAGCGCCCAAGATACCGTGGATGCACCGCGTTTTCATCACCAATTATTGCCTAAAGATGTCATTCGCCACCATGATGGGATTGCACCAGAAGTGATTACATCATTAGAAGATATGGGCTACACCATGGAAGCTCGCCGGTTCGGTGATTTACACACGATCATCAATCGTGGTGGGGAGCTACAAGCCGGCTCTGAGTCCCATGGTAGAGGCAAATCAATGGTGTTCGAGTAG
- a CDS encoding Fic family protein, translating to MIASPPKELISNPLQLALEKHSEHLKEYIELLSPTDNKGRYLHYDQLRYRFSKDLDKDLAWSIVKTARLRQLKRILPLGDSNEVGRFFLTPNIQKAISETDRNTTSASLEWMCSKIGEEKHLEYLLNDLVEDEAISSSQLEGAATTTEVAKDLLKRKRKPRSLDEKMIIGNFKMMNFAWENREKDLTPDFIRDLHQIGVDGIDDDNYTPGVFRKTDDVKVVNAEGNIVHQPPLAENLKARLKKVCSWVNKCHHDTDNRDYFHPLVKAIIIHFLIGFEHPFRDGNGRVARALFYWYMFKNDFSAFRYITISLLLKNAPVQYGKSYLYTESDEMDLTYFIDYQCSIIIRAINKFKGSYQRTLKEAEEFNVWLWKSGLYKKLSDKQQKIFQVARSGVAHFFTASNVKENLGCSYNTASSALNGLVDMKLFKKEKQGREWVFSMVSQKKILKDWNAKK from the coding sequence ATGATTGCTTCTCCACCAAAAGAACTTATCAGTAACCCCTTGCAGCTCGCTTTGGAGAAGCACAGTGAGCACCTGAAAGAATATATCGAACTTTTATCTCCTACCGATAATAAAGGAAGGTACCTTCACTATGACCAGCTTCGGTATAGATTTTCCAAAGATTTAGATAAAGATTTAGCATGGTCAATTGTAAAAACTGCTAGATTGAGACAATTAAAAAGAATTCTTCCTCTTGGTGATTCCAATGAAGTGGGGCGTTTTTTTCTGACTCCCAACATTCAAAAAGCCATAAGTGAAACAGACAGGAATACAACAAGCGCTTCTCTCGAGTGGATGTGTTCAAAAATCGGTGAAGAAAAGCACCTCGAATACTTATTAAATGATTTGGTCGAAGATGAAGCAATAAGCAGCAGTCAACTCGAAGGGGCTGCTACTACTACTGAAGTTGCAAAAGACTTGTTGAAAAGGAAACGAAAGCCTAGAAGCTTAGATGAAAAAATGATCATCGGTAATTTCAAGATGATGAATTTCGCATGGGAGAATAGAGAAAAAGATCTAACACCTGATTTTATTAGGGACTTACATCAAATCGGCGTTGATGGGATTGACGATGACAACTACACACCCGGTGTGTTTCGGAAAACTGACGATGTGAAAGTTGTTAATGCTGAGGGTAATATTGTTCATCAGCCGCCTTTAGCAGAAAACCTGAAAGCTCGTTTGAAAAAAGTCTGTAGTTGGGTAAATAAATGTCATCACGATACAGATAATCGTGACTACTTCCATCCATTGGTAAAGGCAATCATAATTCATTTTCTCATCGGTTTTGAGCATCCATTTAGAGATGGAAATGGGCGAGTTGCAAGGGCTCTTTTCTATTGGTATATGTTTAAAAATGATTTTTCTGCATTTAGATACATCACTATAAGTCTGCTATTGAAAAATGCACCTGTTCAATACGGGAAAAGTTATCTTTATACAGAATCAGACGAAATGGATTTGACTTATTTCATTGATTATCAATGCTCAATAATTATTAGAGCTATAAACAAGTTTAAGGGTTCTTACCAACGGACTCTAAAAGAAGCTGAAGAGTTTAATGTTTGGCTATGGAAATCTGGTTTATATAAAAAATTATCTGATAAACAGCAGAAAATATTCCAAGTAGCACGGAGTGGTGTTGCTCATTTTTTTACGGCTTCGAATGTTAAAGAAAACTTAGGATGTTCCTATAATACTGCATCTTCTGCACTAAATGGCCTTGTAGATATGAAACTCTTCAAAAAGGAAAAACAAGGTCGTGAATGGGTTTTCAGCATGGTAAGCCAAAAGAAAATCCTTAAAGATTGGAATGCGAAAAAATAG
- the cysS gene encoding cysteine--tRNA ligase has protein sequence MLHIYNTLTRQKELFTPLHESKVGLYVCGITVYDLSHMGHARTYLSFDLMVRYLRHKGYEVNYVRNITDIDDKIIQRANENGETTSELTERTIAMMHDDFAAIGLLAPDIEPRVTTHMPEIIAIIERLIQRGHAYQAKSGDVLFDVSSYADYGKLSKQDLDQLNMGSRVDVDSDKDDPMDFVLWKTAKPGEPSWQSPWGDGRPGWHIECSAMNQKHLGEHFDIHGGGSDLIFPHHENEVAQSCCAYDTPYVNYWVHAGMVQVDSEKMSKSLGNFFTLRDVLQQHDAETLRYFLMSAHYRSQLSYSQSNITQARSALERLYTSLRDVKANTQVDMHSADYLTRFDKAMDDDFNTPEAMAVLFDVAKELNRAKAEGQEGHERASDLAGVLINLGKVLGILQRSPSEYLQGEQQDDDEVAEIEGLIKARNDARAAKDWAAADAARDGLNALNIILEDGPSGTTWRKG, from the coding sequence ATGCTACACATATACAATACCCTGACTCGACAAAAAGAGCTCTTTACACCTTTACATGAATCAAAGGTGGGGTTGTACGTGTGCGGTATCACAGTGTATGACCTGTCGCACATGGGGCACGCACGCACGTACTTGAGTTTTGATTTAATGGTGCGCTACTTACGCCACAAAGGCTATGAGGTGAATTATGTGCGAAACATCACGGATATTGATGACAAAATCATTCAACGTGCGAATGAAAATGGCGAAACGACCAGTGAACTAACTGAGCGCACTATCGCCATGATGCACGACGATTTCGCCGCGATAGGCTTGCTTGCCCCAGACATTGAACCCCGCGTGACGACCCACATGCCTGAAATTATCGCGATTATCGAGCGCCTCATTCAGCGCGGCCACGCTTATCAGGCTAAATCAGGGGATGTGTTATTTGATGTGAGCAGCTATGCGGATTACGGCAAACTAAGTAAACAAGACCTAGACCAATTGAACATGGGCTCGCGCGTTGATGTTGACAGCGACAAAGACGACCCTATGGATTTCGTTTTATGGAAAACCGCAAAGCCTGGTGAGCCAAGTTGGCAATCCCCATGGGGAGACGGACGCCCTGGCTGGCATATTGAGTGTTCAGCCATGAATCAAAAACATTTGGGTGAGCACTTCGATATTCACGGCGGTGGCTCTGATTTGATTTTCCCTCATCATGAAAATGAAGTGGCGCAATCATGCTGCGCTTATGACACCCCGTACGTAAATTATTGGGTGCATGCGGGTATGGTGCAAGTCGACAGTGAGAAAATGTCTAAATCGTTAGGCAACTTCTTCACATTAAGGGATGTGTTACAGCAACATGATGCTGAAACATTGCGTTATTTCTTGATGTCAGCTCACTATCGAAGTCAATTGAGTTATTCACAAAGTAATATTACCCAAGCGCGCAGTGCACTTGAGCGCTTGTATACGTCTCTTCGGGACGTAAAAGCAAATACCCAAGTCGATATGCACAGTGCTGATTACCTCACTCGCTTTGATAAAGCCATGGATGATGACTTCAACACACCTGAGGCCATGGCAGTGTTGTTTGACGTAGCCAAAGAGCTCAACCGAGCCAAAGCTGAAGGGCAAGAAGGGCATGAGCGAGCCAGTGATTTGGCCGGCGTGCTGATTAATTTAGGCAAGGTGCTAGGCATTTTACAACGCAGCCCAAGTGAATATTTGCAAGGCGAGCAGCAAGATGATGATGAAGTGGCAGAAATCGAAGGGTTAATCAAAGCGCGTAACGATGCCCGCGCCGCTAAAGACTGGGCCGCAGCCGATGCCGCGCGAGATGGTTTAAATGCCCTCAATATTATTCTTGAAGATGGCCCCAGCGGCACAACGTGGCGCAAGGGTTAG
- a CDS encoding LysM peptidoglycan-binding domain-containing protein produces MRLHTLLCLSLVSILPACQMMEPHSDIAEQIDQEHEIAQEIAMTCEQSGELADQAFDCEAADEGIIPVTHPEEEVEVTIEPEPIPQDVAALDVWQYVGQHLALDFEDNKRIASQRNWYLKHPSYMQRVAKRAKPFLYLIVERLESENMPMELALLPIVESAFDPFAYSHGRAAGMWQFVPATGKRFGMKQTWWYDGRRDVMASTDGAIAYLKYLNEMFDGNWLHALAAYNSGEGRVMRAIKKNKKAGKSTEYWALDLPRETRAYVPKLLALADILRNAETYAFKWPVIENIKVTEEVDVGSQIDLALAADMAGLTVEELHALNPGYNRWATDPEGPFKLLVPVDKADTFSDAIAATETKERLNWVRHKIKSGDSLLKLAHKYHTTTDIISQVNELKGNVIRAGEYLVIPVALKSLDFYSLSQEQRLADTQSKHKSGTYQVKHRVKNGDTMWDISRKYKVNMRSLAKWNGMAPTDMLRPGKELVVWLKGKDSKKHSDAVIRTLTYTVRGGDSLARIAQKFKVNVSDLVAWNQISTQKYLQPGQKLKIKVDVTRT; encoded by the coding sequence GTGCGCTTACATACCCTACTATGCCTATCGCTAGTGTCTATTTTACCGGCCTGTCAGATGATGGAGCCTCATTCAGACATAGCTGAACAGATAGACCAAGAGCACGAAATAGCGCAAGAAATTGCCATGACATGCGAACAATCCGGTGAGTTAGCTGATCAGGCATTCGACTGTGAAGCGGCGGATGAAGGTATTATACCTGTCACCCACCCAGAAGAAGAGGTCGAGGTCACAATTGAACCAGAGCCAATCCCGCAAGACGTTGCCGCACTCGACGTATGGCAATACGTGGGTCAACACCTCGCTTTGGACTTTGAAGACAACAAACGCATTGCTAGTCAGCGCAACTGGTACCTAAAACACCCCAGCTACATGCAACGTGTTGCAAAGCGTGCTAAGCCATTTTTGTACCTGATTGTAGAGCGCCTTGAAAGTGAAAATATGCCTATGGAACTAGCGCTTTTACCCATAGTAGAAAGCGCCTTTGACCCTTTCGCCTATTCACATGGCCGCGCTGCGGGTATGTGGCAATTCGTACCGGCAACGGGCAAACGTTTTGGCATGAAGCAAACATGGTGGTATGACGGGCGCCGTGATGTCATGGCATCAACTGATGGCGCAATTGCTTACTTGAAGTACTTAAACGAAATGTTTGACGGCAACTGGTTACACGCCCTTGCAGCTTACAACAGCGGTGAAGGTCGTGTTATGCGCGCCATTAAAAAGAATAAAAAAGCGGGTAAAAGCACAGAATACTGGGCCCTAGATTTACCCAGAGAGACCCGCGCTTACGTCCCCAAATTATTGGCCTTGGCAGACATACTTAGAAACGCAGAAACCTATGCGTTCAAATGGCCTGTTATCGAAAATATCAAAGTGACTGAAGAAGTCGATGTCGGCTCGCAAATTGATTTGGCCCTTGCTGCTGATATGGCAGGTCTTACGGTTGAAGAGCTGCATGCGTTAAACCCAGGTTATAATCGCTGGGCTACCGACCCCGAAGGGCCGTTTAAGCTGCTTGTGCCAGTGGATAAAGCAGACACCTTTAGTGACGCTATTGCGGCAACCGAAACCAAAGAGCGTTTAAACTGGGTTCGCCACAAAATTAAGAGCGGCGACAGTCTGTTGAAACTAGCGCACAAATATCACACTACCACAGACATTATTAGCCAAGTAAATGAGTTAAAAGGCAATGTGATCCGCGCTGGGGAATACTTGGTTATACCTGTGGCATTAAAATCACTGGACTTTTATTCACTCTCTCAAGAGCAGCGCTTAGCGGATACGCAGTCTAAGCACAAAAGCGGGACGTATCAGGTCAAGCACAGAGTCAAAAATGGCGACACCATGTGGGATATAAGTCGTAAATATAAAGTCAACATGCGCAGCTTAGCCAAGTGGAATGGTATGGCCCCTACGGACATGTTGCGCCCAGGTAAAGAGCTAGTGGTATGGCTTAAGGGCAAGGACAGCAAAAAACACAGCGATGCGGTAATACGCACCCTCACCTACACAGTGCGCGGCGGTGATTCATTGGCCAGAATCGCGCAAAAATTTAAGGTCAATGTGTCAGACTTGGTCGCATGGAATCAAATAAGTACCCAAAAATACCTACAACCCGGCCAGAAGCTTAAAATCAAGGTGGATGTCACTCGCACCTAA
- the gloB gene encoding hydroxyacylglutathione hydrolase, which yields MSSLKIRPIKAFEDNYIWCLINGETCTVVDPGDAKPVIKFCSRNNLTLTDILITHHHSDHTGGVNDLLQAFENVNVYGPQNPQIQSITQRLQAGDTVQLPSLDVEFKVLEVPGHTLDHIAYVGSCGLFCGDTLFSAGCGRLFEGTPQQMYQSLGQLTALADDTKVYCTHEYTLANIKFAQAAEPNNEALLNYKGWAESQRVDLKPTLPSTIGQQKAINPFLRASSKEVIQHAEHYAGRTLATPESVFTALRAWKDNF from the coding sequence ATGTCATCCCTGAAAATAAGACCAATTAAAGCATTCGAGGATAATTATATTTGGTGCCTAATCAACGGTGAAACCTGCACAGTGGTTGACCCAGGTGACGCTAAACCCGTCATTAAATTCTGCAGCCGCAACAATTTAACGTTAACAGACATACTGATCACCCATCATCATAGCGACCACACAGGTGGTGTAAATGACTTGCTACAAGCCTTCGAAAACGTCAACGTTTATGGCCCACAAAACCCACAAATCCAATCGATTACTCAGCGCTTACAGGCTGGCGACACCGTTCAACTACCATCACTAGATGTTGAATTTAAGGTACTAGAAGTGCCCGGCCATACGCTTGATCATATTGCGTATGTAGGTTCATGCGGATTATTCTGTGGTGATACGCTCTTTTCTGCTGGTTGTGGCAGACTGTTCGAAGGAACGCCACAGCAGATGTATCAATCTTTAGGGCAACTAACGGCTTTGGCTGACGACACGAAAGTGTACTGTACACACGAATATACCTTAGCCAATATTAAATTTGCTCAAGCTGCTGAACCAAATAATGAAGCACTATTGAACTATAAAGGTTGGGCAGAATCTCAAAGGGTTGATTTAAAACCTACCTTGCCCTCAACAATAGGCCAGCAAAAAGCGATTAATCCGTTTTTGCGCGCGAGTAGCAAGGAAGTCATACAACATGCTGAGCATTACGCCGGTAGAACACTCGCAACACCTGAATCAGTGTTTACTGCGCTTCGTGCATGGAAAGACAATTTTTAA
- the lpxH gene encoding UDP-2,3-diacylglucosamine diphosphatase: MSFTYFIADLHLSAEREDISHCLFQFLAHDARQADALYVLGDLFEAWIGDDNQTPFNQQVASAFKQVAEAGVEVFFIHGNRDFLIRERFAKQAGFTLLPEQVVIDLYGTPTLITHGDELCTKDVAYQKFRKKARGWWWPRLVLCLPLKTRQKIADNGRAASKENQKQLTNDIMDVTEQEVIDTMARYNVQRLIHGHTHRPAIHELTVNGQPAKRIVLGDWYDQGSILKVTKDSLSLTAHPFFTPKA, translated from the coding sequence ATGTCTTTTACCTACTTTATTGCCGATTTACATCTATCTGCTGAGCGCGAAGATATTAGCCACTGTTTATTTCAGTTTCTTGCGCACGACGCACGACAAGCAGATGCACTTTATGTGTTAGGCGATTTGTTTGAAGCTTGGATTGGCGATGACAATCAAACCCCATTCAATCAGCAGGTCGCCAGCGCGTTCAAGCAGGTGGCAGAGGCTGGAGTAGAGGTCTTTTTTATTCATGGCAATCGCGATTTCTTGATCCGCGAACGCTTCGCGAAACAAGCTGGCTTTACCTTATTGCCAGAACAAGTAGTGATTGATTTATACGGCACACCCACCTTGATCACCCATGGTGATGAACTGTGCACAAAAGACGTGGCCTATCAAAAATTCCGTAAAAAAGCCCGTGGTTGGTGGTGGCCAAGGTTAGTCTTGTGCTTACCCTTGAAAACACGGCAAAAAATTGCTGATAACGGCCGAGCAGCCAGTAAAGAAAACCAAAAGCAGCTCACCAATGACATCATGGATGTGACGGAGCAAGAAGTGATCGACACTATGGCGCGCTATAATGTACAACGCTTAATACATGGGCATACTCATCGCCCAGCCATTCACGAACTGACTGTCAACGGCCAACCAGCCAAGCGCATCGTCTTAGGCGATTGGTACGATCAAGGCAGTATTTTGAAAGTGACAAAAGACTCGCTCTCGTTAACGGCACATCCCTTCTTTACGCCTAAAGCGTAA
- a CDS encoding peptidylprolyl isomerase: MVTIHTNYGVINVELFADKAPETVANFLSYAKEGFYDNTIFHRVIDGFMVQGGGFEPGMEQKATKATIKNEANNGLANEVGTLAMARTNEPHSASSQFFINVANNSFLNFRSESGDGWGYCVFAKVTDGMDVVNKIKDVKTGNSGYHQDVPVEDVVIQKVEVSE, from the coding sequence ATGGTCACAATTCATACTAACTACGGCGTCATTAACGTAGAGCTTTTCGCAGACAAAGCGCCTGAGACAGTTGCTAACTTTTTGAGTTATGCCAAAGAAGGGTTTTACGACAACACAATCTTTCACCGTGTTATCGATGGTTTCATGGTACAAGGCGGTGGCTTCGAGCCCGGCATGGAGCAAAAAGCAACTAAAGCGACCATTAAAAATGAAGCTAACAATGGCCTTGCCAACGAAGTAGGCACATTGGCTATGGCACGTACAAATGAGCCGCATTCTGCTAGCTCACAGTTTTTCATCAACGTGGCTAACAACAGCTTCTTGAACTTCCGCAGCGAATCTGGCGATGGCTGGGGTTACTGCGTATTTGCTAAAGTGACTGACGGCATGGACGTGGTCAACAAGATCAAAGACGTTAAAACGGGCAACTCTGGTTATCACCAAGATGTGCCTGTAGAAGATGTGGTTATTCAGAAAGTTGAAGTTAGCGAATAA
- a CDS encoding VOC family protein, which yields MKRFLLSVGLGVMFSATTLVHAQAPKQIQAQEQSVQGVDHVGLAVSDLQASERFFTQYAGFHVLSRDEKYPSVFLSNNSVVITLWRVTDPSAAVAFDRKNNVGLHHLALRVSSEATLNALHETFLQDKQVKIEFAPEQAGNGPNKHMMVYEPSGNRIEFMYRAAAR from the coding sequence ATGAAGCGATTTTTATTATCGGTTGGGCTGGGCGTAATGTTTTCAGCAACCACGTTAGTGCATGCACAGGCACCCAAGCAGATACAAGCGCAAGAACAAAGCGTTCAAGGCGTTGATCACGTCGGGCTAGCGGTGAGTGACTTGCAGGCATCAGAGCGATTTTTTACCCAGTATGCAGGGTTTCATGTACTGAGCCGTGATGAAAAGTACCCATCTGTGTTTCTATCAAATAACAGTGTTGTTATTACGTTGTGGCGCGTGACTGACCCTAGTGCGGCTGTGGCATTTGATCGCAAAAATAATGTTGGCTTGCATCACTTGGCACTTAGAGTCAGCAGCGAAGCGACCTTGAATGCGCTGCATGAGACCTTCTTGCAAGACAAGCAGGTAAAGATAGAGTTTGCGCCTGAGCAAGCGGGTAATGGGCCGAACAAGCATATGATGGTGTATGAGCCTAGCGGCAATCGGATTGAGTTTATGTATCGAGCGGCAGCGCGCTAG
- a CDS encoding methyltransferase domain-containing protein, protein MKPALLDKKPRYPRSWSTLPNGAERKAIVESELDIITQQFFGYHLVKVGNLSSELTLSKCSIKHCVNMVAKEHETAGMRSLSRDMALKESSVDGFVLAHELDFAQDPHQILREVDRAIMPDGDLVIVGFNPLSLTGLRKLVWFNRQSILQEARFFSVPRIKDWLHLLGFEVTQVTYRPYSKFFITKPNNIITRWCKRFLPQLASMYVIVAKKRTVPLSPIKPKWQLKPKFSAVGASIRAGSVNSEKPQS, encoded by the coding sequence ATGAAGCCAGCGTTACTTGACAAAAAACCACGTTACCCCCGCTCATGGTCGACGCTACCCAATGGTGCAGAGCGCAAAGCCATTGTAGAAAGCGAACTCGATATCATCACTCAACAGTTTTTTGGTTACCACTTGGTTAAGGTGGGTAATTTAAGCAGTGAGTTAACTTTAAGTAAGTGCTCAATTAAGCATTGTGTCAACATGGTTGCAAAAGAGCATGAGACGGCTGGCATGCGCTCGTTGTCTCGCGACATGGCGCTAAAAGAGAGCAGTGTAGACGGGTTTGTATTAGCCCATGAATTGGACTTTGCCCAAGACCCTCATCAAATTTTACGGGAAGTAGACAGAGCCATTATGCCTGATGGCGATTTGGTGATTGTGGGCTTTAACCCGCTCAGCTTAACTGGCTTGCGAAAGTTAGTCTGGTTTAACCGCCAGAGTATTTTGCAAGAAGCGCGTTTTTTTAGCGTCCCGCGTATTAAAGACTGGTTGCATTTATTGGGGTTTGAAGTGACTCAAGTTACTTACCGGCCGTACTCAAAATTTTTTATCACTAAACCGAATAATATCATCACCCGTTGGTGCAAGCGTTTTTTACCTCAGTTGGCTAGCATGTACGTTATCGTCGCGAAAAAGCGCACGGTGCCTTTGTCGCCTATCAAGCCTAAATGGCAGCTTAAACCAAAATTTAGTGCGGTAGGGGCGAGTATTCGTGCGGGTAGTGTCAACAGTGAAAAGCCGCAAAGCTGA